From one Excalfactoria chinensis isolate bCotChi1 chromosome 9, bCotChi1.hap2, whole genome shotgun sequence genomic stretch:
- the COMMD2 gene encoding COMM domain-containing protein 2 encodes MLLVLSEEQKAHLGCLARLGAAAVGELGHLAVQLLRRGAAPKACEAAARKLNAGVDTVQRGVEGLMYLLTESSKLMISEMDFQDSIHVLGFSDELNKLLLQLYLDNRKEIRSILGELAPKLPSYHSLEWRLDVQLASRSLRQQIKPAVTIKLHLNDNEDLTTQVLQTDPSTLLHLIQQLEQALGEMKTNHCKRIARNMK; translated from the exons ATGCTGCTGGTGCTGTCGGAGGAGCAGAAGGCGCACCTGGGCTGCCTGGCCCGGCTGGGCGCTGCAG CTGTCGGAGAGCTGGGACACCTGGCCGTACAGCTGctgcggcgcggcgcggcgcccAAGGCCTGCGAAGCGGCTGCCA gaaaactcaACGCTGGCGTTGACACCGTGCAGCGCGGGGTGGAGGGACTGATGTACCTTCTTACAGAAAGCTCCAAGCTCATG ATTTCTGAGATGGACTTCCAAGATTCCATTCATGTTTTGGGATTCTCAGATGAACTGAACAAATTACTGCTGCAGCTTTACCTTGATAACAGGAAGGAGATCAGAAGCATTCTGGGTGAGCTAGCACCAAAGCTACCCAGCTATCATAGCCTTGAATGGAGACTAGATGTGCAG CTTGCAAGCAGAAGTCTGAGGCAACAAATTAAGCCTGCGGTGACTATAAAGCTACATCTTAATGATAACGAAGATCTAACTACCCAAGTGTTACAAACTGACCCTTCTACACTCCTCCATCTCATTCAGCAATTGGAACAAGCCTTGGGGGAAATGAAGACAAACCATTGTAAGAGAATAGCACGAAACATGAAATAG
- the WWTR1 gene encoding WW domain-containing transcription regulator protein 1 translates to MNPAAPPPGQQVIHVTQDLDTELEALFNAVMNPRPSSWRKKILPESFFKEPDSGSHSRQSSTDSGGPPPRPAAAQHVRSHSSPASLVGSAAAPQHGHLRQRSYDVTDELPLPPGWEMALTHTGQRYFLNHIEKITTWQDPRKAMNQPLNHMSHHPAATSTPVPQRSMAMSQPNLVMNHQHQITGNTSISQQSCPSQTPQPGLLNMPNALTAQQQQQQKLRLQRIQMERERIRMRQEELLRQEAALCRQLPMDSENMTAVQTAVSTAAMTQDMRSITNNGSDPFLNSGPYHSREQSTDSGLGLGCYSIPTTPEDFLSNVDEMDTGETVAQTTVNINAQQTRFPDFLDCLPGTNVDLGTLESEDLIPILNDVESVLSKNEPFLTWL, encoded by the exons ATGAACCCCGCGGCCCCACCGCCGGGGCAGCAGGTGATCCATGTCACGCAGGACCTGGACACAGAGCTCGAGGCGCTCTTCAACGCGGTCATGAACCCCCGGCCTAGCTCCTGGCGGAAGAAAATCCTGCCCGAGTCCTTCTTCAAGGAGCCCGACTCGGGCTCGCACTCGCGGCAGTCCAGCACGGACTCGGGCGGCCCCCCGCCGCGGCCCGCCGCCGCGCAGCACGTCCGCTCGCACTCTTCTCCCGCCTCGCTCGTGGGCTCGGCCGCCGCGCCTCAGCACGGGCACCTCCGGCAGCGCTCCTACGACGTGACGGACGAACTGCCGCTGCCGCCCGGCTGGGAGATGGCGCTCACGCACACGGGACAGCGTTACTTCCTCAA TCATATAGAAAAAATTACAACATGGCAAGATCCTCGAAAAGCTATGAACCAACCACTGAATCACATGAGCCACCATCCTGCAGCTACTTCCACACCAGTACCACAGAGGTCCATGGCAATGTCTCAGCCAAATCTTG TTATGAATCACCAGCACCAAATAACAGGCAACACATCCATCTCACAGCAAAGCTGTCCTTCCCAGACTCCACAGCCAGGCCTATTGAACATGCCCAATGCACTGAcggcgcagcagcagcagcagcagaaattgAGGCTCCAGCGAATCCAAATGGAGAGGGAACGGATAAGGATGCGCCAGGAGGAGTTACTGCGACAG GAGGCTGCATTGTGCAGGCAGCTCCCCATGGACTCTGAAAACATGACCGCAGTTCAGACAGCCGTGAGCACAGCTGCCATGACCCAAGATATGAGATCTATTACAAACAATGGATCTGATCCTTTCTTGAACAG TGGGCCATACCATTCCAGGGAACAGAGTACGGACAGTGGCTTGGGATTAGGATGCTACAGTATACCAACGACACCTGAAGATTTCCTCAGCAACGTAGATGAGATGGATACAG gAGAAACTGTCGCACAGACAACTGTGAACATAAATGCACAACAGACACGATTCCCTGATTTCCTCGACTGTCTTCCAGGAACAAACGTTGATCTTGGGACTTTGGAGTCAGAAGACTTGATCCCTATTCTCAATGACGTGGAGTCAGTACTCAGCAAAAATGAGCCCTTCCTTACATGGCTGTAA